A single window of Lutzomyia longipalpis isolate SR_M1_2022 chromosome 1, ASM2433408v1 DNA harbors:
- the LOC129786466 gene encoding regulator of G-protein signaling 7, translating to MVTMTSEASDKGNTSNESNTAIVPKKYVTMAGGEDAPNILVYKKMEAIIERMQSESGGVAVRTIKAFMSKVPSVFTGADLIAWIMKNLDVEDLNEALHLAHLLASHGYLFPIDDHILTVKNDGTFYRFQTPYFWPSNCWEPENTDYAVYLCKRTMQNKTRLELADYEAENLARLQKMFSRKWEFIFMQAEAQSKVDKKRDKLERKVLDSQERAFWDVHRPMPGCVNTTEMDIKKAYRRGGSSSLGSGSAGAMSNNPVEQMTRTIGLLKQRMERRTIKISKIAESYISYFEQYNDYDFFITTPELPNPWQSDNTELWEQDKSAKEVPLRRVKRWSFGLRELLNDPVGNEQFAKFLEKEYSSENLKFWEAVQNMKTLPQSEVKEAALNIWKEYMAPDAPCPVNVDSRSVELAREAVMSTGPINRWCFDVAAAHVYHLMKSDSYSRYLRSDMYKEILNGSKKKVKSIPNLFGVKR from the exons ATGGTGACAATGACATCAGAAGCATCGGACAAAGGAAATACATCCAATGAGTCCAATACAGCGATTGTACCAAAGAAATATGTCACCATGGCTGGTGGGGAGGATGCACCCAACATATTGGTGTACAAAAAG ATGGAAGCCATTATCGAACGGATGCAGAGTGAGTCGGGAGGTGTTGCTGTGAGAACTATAAAAGCATTTATGAGTAAAGTGCCGTCTGTGTTCACGGGAGCCGATCTCATTGCATGGATAATGAAGAATTTAGATGTGGAAGATTTGAATGAAGCCCTCCATTTGGCTCACTTGCTGGCCTCCCATGGCTATTTATTCCCCATTGATGATCACATTTTGACCGTAAAGAACGATGGTACCTTCTACCGATTCCAAACCCCATACTTCTGGCCATCTAATTGCTGGGAGCCAGAAAATACCGACTATGCTGTGTACCTTTGCAAGAGAACAATGCAAAATAAGACACGATTGGAGTTAGCTGACTATGAAGCGGAAAACCTGGCTCGATTGCAGAAAATGTTCTCTAGGAAATGGGAATTCATCTTCATGCAG gcTGAAGCTCAGAGCAAAGTGGATAAGAAGCGTGACAAATTGGAGCGCAAAGTTTTGGATTCACAAGAGCGTGCATTCTGGGATGTGCACCGCCCAATGCCGGGATGCGTAAATACCACCGAAATGGACATAAAGAAGGCATATCGTCGCGGTGGGTCCAGCAGTTTGGGTTCCGGCTCTGCGGGGGCAATGAGCAATAATCCAGTGGAACAGATGACCCGTACAATAGGATTACTGAAGCAGAGGATGGAAAGGCGTACaattaaaatatccaaaatagCCGAGAGCTATATATCTTACTTTGAGCAATATAATGACTACGATTTTTTCATTACCACCCCCGAACTCCCTAATCCATGGCAGAGCGATAACACTGAATTGTGGGAGCAAGATAAATCAGCAAAGGAGGTACCACTGAGGCGGGTGAAGCGCTGGAGTTTTGGCTTACGTGAACTTCTCAATGACCCAGTTGGGAATGagcaatttgcaaaatttctggAGAAGGAGTACAgcagtgaaaatttaaa ATTCTGGGAAGCCGTACAAAATATGAAGACACTACCGCAGTCAGAAGTCAAGGAAGCCGCCCTCAACATCTGGAAGGAGTATATGGCCCCCGATGCCCCATGCCCCGTAAATGTCGACTCACGCTCCGTGGAGCTAGCGCGTGAGGCAGTTATGTCTACAGGTCCCATCAATCGATGGTGTTTCGACGTTGCGGCCGCTCATGTATACCACCTCATGAAGAGTGATTCATACTCGAGATATTTGCGATCCGATATGTATAAGGAAATCCTCAATGGATCGAAGAAGAAGGTAAAATCCATTCCCAACCTTTTTGGTGTCAAGCGCTAA